The Rosa rugosa chromosome 3, drRosRugo1.1, whole genome shotgun sequence sequence GTGCCACCATCAATTCTATATTTGATGAAGTGAAGTTCAATACTGATGCTTTTCAGATGGGGACAAAGAAGGTTCAGGATGTCGTGGGTACTGTGCAGGGGATTAAGGTACGAGTCATTGACACACCTGGGCTTCTACCTTCCTGGTCGGACCAGCGTCAGAATGAGAAGATTCTGCTCGCTGCTAAGCGCTTTATCAAGAAAACACCTCCAGATATTGTTTTGTATCTTGATAGGTTGGACATGCAGAGCAGGGATTTCAGTGACATGCCACTCTTGCGCACAATCACAGAGATTTTTGGGGCGACTATATGGTTCAATGCAATTGTGGTTCTGACTCATGCTGCGTCAGCTCCGCCCGAGGGCCCAAATGGCGCTGCTTCTAGTTATGACATGTTCGTCACTCAACGATCTCATGTTGTCCAGCAAGCCATTCGTCAGGCGGCTGGGGATATGCGCCTTATGAATCCTGTTTCCTTAGTAGAGAACCACTCTGCTTGCAGGACCAATCGGGCTGGCCAGAGAGTCTTGCCAAATGGTCAGGTTTGGAAGCCTCATTTGTTATTGCTCTCTTTTGCATCCAAAATCCTTGCTGAAGCTAATGCACTATTGAAGTTGCAAGACAGTCCTCCTGGAAGACCTTTTGCACCTCGATCTAGGCCACCTCCATTACCTTTCCTTCTTTCCTCCCTCCTCCAGTCAAAACCGCAGTTGAAGCTGCCTGAGGATCAAtttggtgatgatgatgatggcgTAGATGATGATCTGGATGAGTCTTCAGATTCTGAAGATGAATCAGAATTTGATGAATTACCACCATTCAAACGTTTGACTAAGGCCCAGGTGGAGAAACTCTCTAAAGCTCAGAAAAAGGCATATTTCGATGAGTTGGAGTATAGAGAAAAGCTTTTTATGAAGAAACAGTTGAAGGAGGAGAAAAAGCGACGAAAGTTGATGAAAAAAATGGCAGCTGCAGCAAAGGATCTGCCAAGTGATTATGGTGAAACTGTAGAGGAAGAAAGTGCAAGTGCAGCATCTGTACCAGTTCCCATGCCAGATTTGCCCTTGCCTGCTTCCTTTGATTCTGATAATCCCACTCATCGTTATCGATATTTAGATTCTTCCAACCAGTGGCTTGTAAGACCTGTTCTAGAAACTCATGGTTGGGATCATGACGTTGGTTATGAGGGCATAAATGCAGAAAGATTGTTTGTCTTAAATGGCAAAATACCCTTATCATTTTCTGGCCAGGTCACCAAAGATAAGAAGGATGCCAACGTCCAAATGGAACTAGCTAGTTCAGTAAAGCATGGGGAAGGGAAGGCAAGTTCGGTAGGACTTGAAATGCAGACTGTTGGAAAGGACTTGGCTTATACTCTACGAGGCGACACTAGGTTCAGTAATTTTAGGACGAATAAAGCAAGTGCTGGTGTCTCGGTCACCCTCTTAGGTGATGCTCTATCAGCTGGGTTGAAAATTGAAGACAAATTTATTCCTCATAAACGGTTCCGGTTGGTTATGACGGGTGGTGCAATGACTGCTCGTGGGGACATTGCTTATGGTGGTAGTTTGGAGGCTCAGTTAAGAGACAAAGATCATCCGCTGGGTCGTTCACTATCAACTTTTGGGCTCTCTGTGATGGATTGGCATGGAGATCTTGCTATTGGAGGTAATATACAGACTCAGATTCCAGTTGGTCGACATACAAACCTTATAGGTCGTGCCAATTTAAATAATAGGGGAGCAGGACAACTGAGCATCCGCTTAAATAGTTCAGAACAGCTTCAAATAGCTTTGATTGGTCTCATTCCGCTGCTTAGAAAGTTGTTCACTTACCCTGAATAGTTGCAGTAGGGACAATGATGAAAATTAGATCAATAATTGCGAAGCAGCAGCCTTGCGGAAATAGGTCGTCAGCAAGATTGAGCAAGGAGGTCATAATGTGATGGTTCACCACAAGTGAGTGATACTATGCTGCTGGTTTCTATCCATATCAATCTGGAAGTGTTTCTATTGATCATAGTGAGATTTTTGAGCTTCTTAATTAGATACTGGCAGTTGGTAAATTTTTGTTCTTGTTAAGGTACTGGACCCAATGTTGCTTATTCTTGAATCTGGCCTGTCTTTATTCTCTGTATGGGTGTGAAAATTCGTTTATATAGGCAAAATAGAATCAGGcatctcttccattctctttgCATATACAGGTTCAACATCTGCTCAGTTTATTAGCTTTTCATCAACTTGATATTAGTTTGTATTTCTTTCACTAGTTATTGAATTGCAGGTGTTTTGAAAGGAACGAGCTTAATAATCTTCTGTTTTTCGAATCCATCATCCTGGACTTTTGCTGCTTCCCACAAAGGGAAATCCCTTTGCCTGGGTGATGGCAAATAACTATGTCATCTTTTTCTTGTGATTGTATAGCATATGTTTCTTTCCGGAGCAGATTTAAGATTTGTGCTTCAATTAGATGTTGGAAGCCTTGTTCAGGTTTTCTAAGAATTCTGTCCGTTGATTTAGTGATTTAAGACATTCTTATTCCTATGCTTGGATCTTTATTTGGAATTCCCTTATGAGTCGAGTCTTATCAAAGGGTTAACGTCCGTGGAAATGAAGGTTGTATGCCTTCGAATTGATGCTTACGGTTTAGGTTATTGATGCTGTATTGTCTTAATCATTGAAGACAACGAGAACTTGGGGAAATTGTAAAAATATATTTGAGGTACAAAGTCTAGAAAAATACCGACTTCAAAAATTATTGAGGTAAAAATTCTTAAGCAACACAATGAAGTCGTCGGTAAAATTATCTTTGTGGACCTGTTTATctctttttcaatttcaataaaaaacCCATTAGAATACTCGCATATCTCCAGCAAAAGCCACTAATTTTCTCGGCAGAGTCCCTACCAGAACAACagtattattaaaaaaagtagAGAATAGACCACGCCATTCTCATTATTTCATTCAATATTGTATAACCATAAGATTATATTCCAGAATACCAAGAGTAGCATTAACAAAATAGCTGGAGACTGACGCAAATCCACGGCCCAACCGGAAATCGCCAGTTCCGCCGACAATTGGAAACTCTCGCCGGGATTGAAACACTGCGTTGCGCCCCAAAATAGTGACACCGCTACCGTTGTGTTTGCCGCTGGTGAAAACAATGGTCATGGCCATAAGTAGACAGAGCTCTTCTTGGGACGCGAAACTGTATAGCCCCTGAGCCCTACCTACAAGCTCGGACGTGAGTTCGGGTCCCTTGGTTAGTGGGTTGTCAAACATGTTGACTTGTCCGAACAAGGTGGTCGATGGCTTGATGATCTTGGGTGGTGGAACCACTACGAATGATGTCTGGCCATAGCCTGAAACGATGTCGTGAAAGTAGAAGTGGAATCGGGTCAGCTTGGGTTTTGAGTTGTCGAGCTTCTGAAACCATTGGTCAAATTCTCTATTTTCTTCGATGCTGCTACAGTGCCCTAGTAATGGTATGAACATGAACAGAGCTATGAAGAAAAGGTTTGGAACTACCTTCTCCATTTTTCACTCTTGCTGAGCAAAACAAATCAAGACCGAGGATGCATTTTATAGGAGGACTGGGGAATCAATAACATTATTGTCTTATTATTTTTAATGGGTAGTTCACTTATTTTGCCCAATGTTTCATACCTACTGATGCTATGAATCCTCTTTTGAATGTGGGAGAAGAAAAGTAGTGGCCTACTGATGCATGAGACAAAAAAAGagacaaatgaaaagaaaaacactTTAATAGTTTAGGGTTTTGTctgtgtggttttttttttttttttgataagaaaagaaaaactattTAAAGAAGGAAGCCTCTTGGGCAACCAAAGTTTACAACATCAAACATTAAAGCTCTAGCAGCCTCATTTGGGACCCTATCACTCCAAGACATAGGAGAAACAACATCATGTCCTAAATTTGCAATAGCATCAGCTACAAAGTTTGCTTCCCTATAGATATGCTTAAAGGTAATTTGAGAAAAGGAAGCTGCAATGGTTCTAATGTCTTCAATCAATTTGAGAAGCCTCCACGGTGGAATCACCATTCCAGTAACTGCATCAATAACCAGCTTTGAGtctccttcaacttcaactcttgtaaaacctttgtctttggccgcAATTAGACTATCCCTGAGTGCAGTAGCTTTTGCAACAGGGGTAGAAGAATTGCCAACACTCTTGGTTGCAGCAATAACTGGTCTTCCATTATGGTCTCTGATAACAAAACCACTAGCAGCTGAATCTCTTCTAACTGAGCCATCAaaattgattttaacaaaagaacTAGGAGGAGCAGACCACTTAATTGTGGTTGaaaggtttgaagtttttgcTCCACTAGTACTAGTGTTAAAATCAGCAAAGCTTTTCATTATTGCTTCAATGGACATAACAATTGACATAGGATTGACAGAAGCTACTCTGAAAATAACATCATTTCTAGTCTTCCAAACCTGCCAGCATAAAGTAATAATCTTTGCAAACAGATCAGCATTGTAAGGTTGTAGTAAAAAAAGTTCCTCAAAAACTTTGAGATATCCTTCCTCCCAGTCTACTGGGGTGTTAATGTTTGCCAACCTCCACACTTCCTTAGTGAATTCGCAATAGCCAAACAAATGATCAGCAGTCTCATTATCTCTATTACAGAGAAGACACGAGTTATCATTAATAATCCCAAACCTGGACAGTCTGTCCCTAGTTTTGAGTCTTCCTCTAAGTAACAGCCAACcaaagattttaatttttggttgAACATTAAGCTTCCAGAGCTTATTAATTAACTCGGATTGGCTATGCTTACGAAGATGATCATATTGCAGCCACGTAGCAGATTTAATAGAAAATCTACCATTTGAGGAGGGACCCCAAATATATTCATCTTCCTGCTCACAAACAGGTAAAGGAATGCCAAGAATCTGCTTCACAATATTAGGGTCTAGAACAGAAGCAAGCTTTGCCGTATCCCATTTACCATTAATAATATACTCAGCCACTGATTCTTCTAGGTTAATCGTATTCCTTC is a genomic window containing:
- the LOC133735300 gene encoding dirigent protein 22-like encodes the protein MEKVVPNLFFIALFMFIPLLGHCSSIEENREFDQWFQKLDNSKPKLTRFHFYFHDIVSGYGQTSFVVVPPPKIIKPSTTLFGQVNMFDNPLTKGPELTSELVGRAQGLYSFASQEELCLLMAMTIVFTSGKHNGSGVTILGRNAVFQSRREFPIVGGTGDFRLGRGFASVSSYFVNATLGILEYNLMVIQY